The Topomyia yanbarensis strain Yona2022 chromosome 3, ASM3024719v1, whole genome shotgun sequence nucleotide sequence cggttaccagtgagcccaaatacacgaattcgtcgaccatctcgatttcgtcaccgtcaatccgaacttgGGATGGGAGgtccacattgtcgtctctagaacctcttcctctcatgtattttgtcttcgaaacgttgatggcaagtccaaccctgctggcttcagcattcagtctgatgtacgcttccgacatcgcctcaaagtacctcaagtcgtcggcgaagccaagaagcaggACGGACTtactgaagatcgtgccactcgtgtctatccccgctctccttattacaccttctaacgcaaagTTGAACAGCatgcacgatagaccatcaccttgccgtaaccctctttgagattcaaagggactcgagagtgtccctgatactcgaacaacgcacatcacccgatccatcgtcgcgttgactaatcgtgttagcttatccggaaaaccgtactcgtgaattatctgccatagctgatctcgatcgattgtgtcatacgccgatttgaaatcgacgAACAAATGATaggcacgttgtattcgcgacacttttgcagaacctgccgaatcgcgaatatttggtccgtgacTGCGCGGAAACCCATGAATtccgcttggtagtgccccacgaactcccttgcaaatggtgacaatcgacagcaaagaatttgggagaggaccttgtaggcggcgctaagtagtgtgatcgcgcggtagttgcagcaatccaacttgttaCCCTTGTTGTAGATTaggcaaacgacaccctccatccacCCCTCCGGAAGAGTCTCCccctcccaaattttggcgattacccagtgcagcgctcttgccagtgtttcaccaccatATTTTAATaactcgctgggtagttgatctacaccagcagctttgttgtttttcagccgaccgatctcctccttgacttctttGAGATCAGGAGCcggcagcctatcgtcttctgcgcgtgTTTCAAGATCCGTTGTTGCTGCTCGTCctagtactgcttccacctctcaatcacctcacactcgttcgtaaaaaggttgccgtctaagtccctgcacatatcggcttgcggaacgtagcctttgcgcgaactgttcagcttctcgtagaactccgtgtgtcgtttacgcggtacagttgCTCCATCActtcgcgatctcgttcctcctgttggcgcttctttctccggaggaccgaagtttgcctgttccgtgcttgtttgtatcgctccacattctgtctcgttccgtgctgcagcatcctcgcccgtgctgcattcttctcctctattaactgtttacattcgtcatcgaaccagtcgtttcctcgattcggaatcgctgtaccTAGTGCCGCTATAGCAGTACTGCCTATGGCGGAACGGATCTCCCTTCAGCTATCTTTACGAGTAGTTGCGCCCAGCTGTTCTTCCGTGGGTAGTGCTGCTGCCAGCCGCTGTGCGTAGTCTTGGGCAACCCCGGCGTCCCAAAGTTGCGCGATGTTGGGCCTTGGCGCCCGACGACGACGAGTGTTGTACACCGACGAGAGTTTTGAGCGCATGTATACTGCAACTAGGTAATGGTTTGAATCCatattcgcactgcggtagGTACGAATGTTGGTGATATTAGAGAAGAAtcgcccgtcgattagaacgatttggttttcggtgcgttggtcaggttatctccaggtggctttgtggatatctttgcgggggaagaaggtacttcggactaccatgccacgggaggctgcgaagctcacgcatcgttggccgttgtcattcgatACGGTATGTAAGCTGTTTGGCCCGAAAACCGGTCTAAACATTACCTCTCGTCCTACCTGAGCGTTCATATCaccgatgacgattttcacgTCCCGTTGCGAACAGCCGTCGTACACCTCCTCCAGCTTCGCATAGAATGCTTCCTTCTCCTCGTCGGGTCTCCTatcgtgtgggcagtgtacgttgatgatTCTGTAGTTgcagaaacggcctttgatcctcaacttgcacatccttacGTTGATCGGAGTCCATCCAATCACGCATTGACGTATCCTACCCAGCATTACAAAGCCgattcccagctcgttggtggtgccacagctctggtagaaagtagccgcccgatgcccgcttttccatacCTGTTATCCTgtcaagcaaagttcctgcagtgctACGACTTCAAAGTTACGTGGTTGGagttcgtcgtagattatcctgtcgaaAGCTGTTATCTAGTTCTAGGTAAATTCCGTTAAGATTTCATTAACAATTAGGTACCAAATTTTAGGTAGATTCAAGTTAACTACTGCTAAGTATAGGCAGCAGAGTTGCTCGCGGTCGTAAGGCAAAATTATTGAAACTAGCGGGCACATTTTCGAGTTCCTTTTATTATCCCAAATTTCAAAGTTTGGTAGCAGTTGGTTGTTCtccgggtttgcgcattacGTTGAAGGTTTTATGGGCTTTTATATGGGAAAAGTAATAATTTTGCATTTGTGTGTATAAGTATCGCTATTGCACTCAATATGAAGAACTAGCTTTATAAAGCTATAGTTAAAACCTCCATGAAggagcaaattgtttaaaaccacctttgcgcgtgaagagcacaaaaccggATTACGGTCAAGAAACTGTCTTTATTGTTCCCTGTCATCTTGGTGAAGATGCTTCTGGTAGCTTCTTTTAATGCGCTGGAGGACAGTATTGCAGGTTTAACTTTTGCCGATTGTTTAGCAGGTGTTACTGGTTGGAGCAAACTTTGTGTTGAAGTTTctgtgtttgtttttgttgttaaCATTGTTTTGAATTGGGTACTCCCCCGCAAGGTTTTCTGTACTATGCTGATTGTTTAGAATACTGATACGTGGAGAACTGATTGTCATATGTACACAGCGTGGTTTGAGTATACGCAGATTTAGGTTCCAGGGTAAAGAAGGAAGGAATGAAGCGTTTCAACTGCATTCTCAACCCTCCAGCACCGTGGAAAATACCagctgaaatttttttccattcTTTTTGAAGGAGAAAACGTTACTTTATTGCGACAAAACAGTTTAAATAGCGGCATCGGGTGACAGAGACAGATAGTATAGTTTTACTTCAACTGCATTATCTTAGGGTGATCAGAGATCCTTGTTTTTAATTGACTGCCCTGTTGTCGGGAACTCGAGCAAAACGGTTGATTGGTTACCGTTTTTTCTCCTCTAAGTATACTACAATTTTCACGGTGCTTTCGCTTCCCGCACGACCAAATGTGTACCTCAATCTGAAATCTGCTAAATGGACCCGTTCCAATGACTTTTCCACATAGCTGTCAATAACCGACACGACAATGGAATTACGATTACCTATTTTAATTTGCGAGTTTATTACTAAAGTTTGGTCAAAAACATTGTGCTGAATTCGAATTTTCAGTGCTGTCTCTTGTCAGTTAACTTGTCAGTTGGGAGGGtgaaattatgtgaaaaaaatcagggaccCCTGGGGTGATTTCTTTTTGATATTTGCTTCTATTAAACGCTCCATTTCGATCCCTTtctccgttggataccaccaaaaaagctgaattgaatggtatgtgaaactcggccctccgggcttcggttagaAGTCCAAGTTCAGAGCAATTGaattgagaaaggtaaaaaataaaTCGGCTTTCATCTACTTAGTAATCGGATTTCTTCTTGGGTGAATATAATTAGTTCTTGATTTTTTCTTTGATCACCATTTATAGCGTAGTGAAAGCATGGCAGCGAAGCTCCAAAAGCACTTGTTATGACTGTATAGAAAAGATGATAGATGCGTTCTTGAGTTGATTCCCTTTGAGTGATCCTTTTATGGTATCCTTCCTCCTTGATGTTTGTTTAGATTTTGCTTTGCCTCTAGTTTTAACTAGAAAGTACTCAAAAAGAATGAGAGACGAAGTTCTTTACTACGTGTTCGTTGATCCCAGCTTACTAACTTAAAGAtgcaaccagtcacaacattttagtcgctctctgAGTTTGCTTCTACTGGATGCAGCAATAGGTTTGTTGTGTGAACATAGCCTGATAGGAAAAATGATAGATACTTATTTGATTAATGACTAATATGTGATTTTACTGCAAATGGCATCCATTTGAAAGAGACGACAAATCACAACCATGTTATAAATACACGAATTTCGGTTCAAATCGTTGTGAAATTAACCAGCATCTctataaatccaatttttctactTTTGGAGTTCATTTCTTTTACCTGATTTCAGTTCTTCTTCATCTTGAGGTTCCGCTTGACGATTTTTCAATACATATTCTTCCATTGGTCGGAGCTCTAGCGTGTTGGAGAGGGAGAATTCATGTCATTGGGCATCACCTGGACCTTGCTCGCGGCCTTTTTTCCGTAATGGCAAAATGCCAATTTCAGCCAAAACAGAACTTGCTTGAAGAAAATCAACGGACATTTTTCCAGGCACTTCTGCACATATATTTCCTGGTTGATGCTCCCGGTTACAATGTAAATGTCACTCTTCAAGTCAAAAGAACAGATGGCGTGCCAAACGAGATATTTCTTTTCGAAATTGGACAATTCTATGTATTTGAAAGTCTCTGCCATCTTTGCCATATGATACTCCTGTTCAAGAAACTGTTTAAAGTCTGCCGTGACATTGGTTTCGTCATCCTGTATCTCGCAATCAAACTTAGTCAGCATCTTCAGCTTTCCCGATCGTTCTCTAACCGGCTTGTTTTGCTtctcgtcacgatttggagccacCACCTTCTCATAAGTCGACAGTTCAGCTCGATGCATGATTGTAAACGACACTCCTTGCTTGATGGCGACATCTCGGACGGAGAGGTTGCGGTTCCGTTTGGAACCACTGGCAACTCTTTTCGTCGTTTTTGCGACCGCCTGCTTTCGATTTACTCCCGATCCAGTCTTCCTTGCTGACGACAAATGCTTTACTAACACTTTTACTACATCGATGACAGTTGATTTGGCCACATTTAACaattcgacacagatctttcattagcgtctaagtcgcaatgtactcaaatggagaaaaatcagtttcaatattcggcgatgcttttctaaatgtagtttttattgtaggtataaattactttatgaccatgttttttccggaagcatctttggttaaactttatgacaatataacaaagaatttaattcctatgtgcttttagtgggtagaaactaaaaaaatgcttacgcctaatttgcatcccagtcgtgatttcgcccttcagcaaccaccatttgcgaaaGGGCTAAACCGTTTACATAATTTTcggaagggcgcggtaaatgggctaaactgactttgTCTTgttgggtagggctgggtaaatggacgagcttgacagtatactttttaatagggctcagcaaatgggcgcatagaaacccaatatAAATAaaagggcgcgtgcatcttttctttaaatttcatgaaaatatcgaaatattcgaatgtttatgtgcaacaactatcgagtagacatgatcatagaagatattgcttatcatttatataatagaaccgccgtttaaagaataattttgtgaataataatcGTACGCCcgattctgtaaaaaaaatgtaagtttagcctttatctTCCATATGAGAataagggcctaagtcgaaatctcgaagaaaatgcatgtttcgccgttttgttttctttaattataaatcgaactaaaaaccattttaactaattttcacctcaatcttgtagtatttttgtcgcataatgtcataatagcgaaatcgcagtttgtttacatttgcgatttaagccctaatgaaagatcgaTGTCGAATTTCGCAAACTCGGCGATTTTTCCGTTTTGCTCTATTGCTTCGATGCCATTTTCGCAACTGAAGGGCAAATGTCAAAACCAAGCAGTAGAATTGATCctacatttttaaaatgacaGTCACAGAAAATAAAATGCTTTTATTTCCTGTGACTGTCTCATTTCACTGCGCACTCATAGGTAACTATACTATACTGCTTTTGCATTGGATAGTAAGTGGCATTGATCGCTTTCTTCACTCTTAGCTATCTCGAAGCAATAGGGATCAATAAGTTTATAAAGAAAATCAAGATTTTAGTACTCCCTCAGTCCGACGCCCTTGACTATTGCCAGCTGCACGCTACGGAACTGTACTGGTGAAATGAAATTGTGGAAGCTGTGGCATTCgaagataagctcagaattatAATGTCTATCAAAAGAGAATAAATGACATTACTGAcgtaaaatattttataaaagaCTACCGCATCCACATGCCCgcccacaaagttgagatcgacggtcaTCGATTCGAGTTCGTCTGGCGTAGATCTACTGTAGTACGGGGTTCACTGTTACTAGGACTCCTTGCTCCAGTGAACGAAGATTTAGAATGGCGAGGGCACAAAAAATTTTAGGATTGGGAATGCTAAAAACGTGCCTATTGTGGGGAGAATCTACATGAGATAAAGAGAGCGATAGAGTTTGCAATcactttcgccattttttcaatttaaagttTTCATTTCGTGCAACTTAAACATGTtcgatatttattttttatccgATTTACACATATagtgaacaaatttgaatggAACTGACAGGGTCatagcgtggtcttctggcaCCTTTGAGAGCGTCTTAGTTTTGCATCACTTTGGTTTTTATATTGgccattttttcagttcgttTTTCGGACAATAGTACCTGGAAATGGCTCACtgatttttacttattttatgatttattcCAGGTAATTTGTAAAGTGGTTCAAGATCTCAGCGCTCCCTTGGGTTGGTGCCCTTGGCCGGGGCCAAcctggccaaccgcacgctacgggaCTGGCTGTTTGCAATCCCAAGTGTCAAGTCATATATTATCCTGAAATGAAAAAGAAACTATAAAATGCTTTTTTTAATAACTCCACTCTTAGAATGAATTGAAAAAGgattgagatattaactcacacTAATAATCCACACCGGAAACTGCAATAACCCGCATACCTCTAAAGATACATAGTGTTTCGCTTCTGTTCTgtacgagatgagaaggtagactgttTAATTTTAATGTCACGCTAAAGAGATATAACTTCTCTTATTTAAACCGAGGTGCAAATTGTCCAACTGTCTTTAAGAAACCAATGCAAGCTTAATGCTGGATTCCATCGTAACTCCCAGAATTTACACTACAGACTAACATGGCCAAAGACAAGTTTTGGTCATCAGTGATGTCTATTTTATTCTTGGCTGCCGTACTGGTAGAAAATTGGAATAGTTCTTAGCAACgcaattttattttgtacctTGCATCCAATGGGTCCCCGAGCAAAGTCggacatcaaaattacagcaagtaGAGACCATATTTTGGTGTCAGTATCAAACTGAAATCTTATATTGATATTCATATATATTTGGCAAAtatgacatcaaattttgatctcattttgctgTGCTTACATgggccatttttttttaaacaaagttTGTTTTTTGGCAAAATATCTAACGAAAGACTTATTTTGttattaaggttggacagagaatgagcaaaaatcgaaaaaaagtattttttttccacatcgtGTGTTAGCTCTtcttaaaaatcaatcagcttatgtagaatattgttacagtactgctgattaatttttctaacacacggtgtggaaaaaaaactgcttttttcattttcgatttttgcccattctctgtttaACCTTAACAAATTCTCTCATCATCTCAATTAGCTTTTAATTTGCTCTTACTGATAGcagaaataattttctttttgatatcatagcacaATTTTTCTACTTTGGATTTTGGACTTTTTAACAACCAAAACAATATCGACCTGAGTAATCATCGCCGTTTACACCACAATGTCCAgattagttttcaatttgctatcAGACTTTGCTCGGGTTACCTCCAGTATTCGAAATCATTTTCAATCGCACCTGTCACTTGTCCTTGTGCTTCAAATTCGAAAGACtgttaaattttgtttgattcATTTCAAATTAGGATTTGCAAGCAATGAAGTTATATAAACATAGTAAAAATACACACTTTCGACAGTGCAAAATGGGATTTCAAGCGCACAAATCAGAGTAAAGTACGAAgaaaagtttttaattcaacagaaaaaataaagaaatgcgTAATCTGTACGTAACATTTATAGTTCTAAAACGATGAGGCAGATTTGTAAAAAGACGCTGGTAGGAATAAATAAATCTATATTGGACCCTAAACGAATTTCACTGTgtttttgaaattattgaatatttccaTCAACTTCTGTTTTTCTTCCTCACTTGCAAAAGTGTAGTGGATCGTATTTTCTTGCAGCTGAATAATATCTTGTAAGTTTAATCCGTAGGTTTCACAACAAATGCTTAGCTCCTGTGAGAGAGTAGTATCGAACACTCCGAAATCATCCGTCTAAAAAACACGAAATTGAATAACATCCAATCAACACCAGTTCCAAGCAGATACTCACACAAATACACACAGCAAAACCTCCATCCCAAAGTTTCTTGAAATGATGCTCTTTGTAGGAACTAACTGTACTACATTTGACATTACTGGTGAGACAACACTCAAATGGGATTCCCCTTTTTCGAGCAACCTCCAGGTTAGTACCCCTAATGAACGTGCCATGTCCGATGCGATCGGTTCCGAACTCGAACATGTCCCGTATTTCATCATCATCCTCAAACTCTCCACAATGCAGCGCCATCTTCAGTCCACACGATTGGGCCTTTTTCAAGATGACTCCGAAATCGGAGAAGCTTGTTCCGAACGGAGCTCCACTCAGATCCATCCCTTTGATTATGTCTGGGTACTCTTCGCAGAGTTCGACCACCAAGGAAACATTCTCCTCCGCTTCCTGCAGTCCCTTGGAGCGATCGATCGAGGGAAGCAGTTTGACTGTAATCGATGGGATTTCATTCTGTACTTTTCTGTGGAATGTGGATTCGAAGTAGGTGTGATTTTCGTATGAAATATGATACGCAGCTCTTCTTACCTGATTGTATCCAGCACTGTTGTCAGATATTGCTTCTTACTCATATGCGCCGTCGTTTTGGGAGTCGTTCTAAGCTCGAGATAAACCACATTATCCGCCGCAAAGTCCTGAATAACTGCTCGAGTTGCATAGGCAAGTGTTTCCTGTTGGTCTGTTAGATCATGAGCGTATTTGAACTTCTGGAAGCATCTGGAAGTAATGATCATACTAGCTGTAAACGAATGAAACTTTGTCGAGATACAATATATGTTTTATAATACATAGTACAGTGTAATTTTTTGATCGCATATCCGTTAAAACAGGTACGCTGCCTTACCAGCAAATCCTAATTAGAAATATCACTACTTAGACCATTTTGGTATCTCTATCTGATCAGTTATCAATTCAGCCAAATTCAGTAGCGCAACTGGATCCAAATTGCACTTGAACGTGTAGCTAGTTTATACACAATTTTAACACTGGACGTCTGTTATTTGTCATCTTAATGATTTACTAGCGCCACCATACCAGCATATTCCAACTAATGGTATAACCATGTTGACCAATCACTGGGATCatccgagcaaacgaaaagcccaaaATGCACCCATGAtcatggtccaaattcaccCCTATTGCAcggtgttttgatagtgtttggcGTGGGTTCAactcatgaaaacaccatcaccgtGGTCCGGCGGATCCCATTTAAAAACCACATTCTGAGAATTTGCTCGGGCAGCTATCAATTCAATCAAAATGATGACGATATCCCAATTACCATAGAGTAGTCCGTTATATCTCACTTACACGCTCGAGGTAACGTCTGTGACTAAAGTGTTACAAggttttttgaatttaaaatataCCGATTTTTATGAGATGTTTAATAAAGTCGATTTATTCTTAGTACACTCGCATCTTAACTTTGAAtttgtttattaaaaaaattgttttcaaacattaATACACTCAAGATTTTCTCTATACTGTACTGAACGCGGCTGTAAACCGGTAGATAGTAAACAACAAACTTACTCTTTCAAGGTTAAGCTTTGCCCGGTGGTTATTTTGTAGAAGCACTCATCAGCTGTTGTCGCCGGGTCATCTTTCCCATATTTAATCGCTCCTAGTTCCTTCAGTGTCCGGTTGCTCAGCGACCCATTAAGATGAGCATGCAGTTCCTGTAAGTATTCTATCGTAAGTTTGGTTCTATCTACTTGTGaacttgaataaattcaaaacaTTCACAATTTTAGGCACTTTTCGGAAGAAGTCCATCACAAACAAGATACACGCTGTAAATGGCGCCCAAAACTCACTCTCCGATTTCAGTTTTGTTTATGTTCTGTGTATCTCGGGAAAGTTTTCAATGGGGCCTAGGTACAGAAAGAGCCTCTCTATGTTcattttctctttcgattattacggcgtcactataaaaCATTCCACTACTTTTGCGGTACACATCGAAAGACAACGGTTTAGTCTAGCTTATTATGCGAATAGTTAAGGAATAAATGTTATAGCGATCGagttattaacagaagagaaaataACGATAGATTCTCAGTGTGCTTAGGTTCTATTGAAAACTATCTCGGGATATGGTTGGACCAGCCGGCTGACAGGCGTCCTTTCTTTGCTGCCAACATCTTCATTTGATagttaaaatttaaaagttttaagaATCTGCTTACAACTGATTTTGCTTCGAATTGTCGAAAATACAATCAATTCCGAAAATATAATTATCGAACACGAATCTCTCGCTAGACACGAATGTTTTGCTTGTATGGGCAATATCGATACTGCTACGTCTGCGGATAAACATATCGGGTACcaatattcagtttttttttgtaatatgacaccacagtggcgtagtagcgggggggttgggaacgaaacccccccccacccccgaaatattttggagaattttgcaaaaattcaatatgttaaacaaaaatatgcctaaaattttaaataaaattctcaaagtttcatttgctaaagttatcttgtgaaaatatttccttgt carries:
- the LOC131693596 gene encoding adenosine deaminase-like protein — translated: MDFFRKVPKIELHAHLNGSLSNRTLKELGAIKYGKDDPATTADECFYKITTGQSLTLKECFQKFKYAHDLTDQQETLAYATRAVIQDFAADNVVYLELRTTPKTTAHMSKKQYLTTVLDTIRKVQNEIPSITVKLLPSIDRSKGLQEAEENVSLVVELCEEYPDIIKGMDLSGAPFGTSFSDFGVILKKAQSCGLKMALHCGEFEDDDEIRDMFEFGTDRIGHGTFIRGTNLEVARKRGIPFECCLTSNVKCSTVSSYKEHHFKKLWDGGFAVCICTDDFGVFDTTLSQELSICCETYGLNLQDIIQLQENTIHYTFASEEEKQKLMEIFNNFKNTVKFV